A window of Sutcliffiella cohnii contains these coding sequences:
- the asnA gene encoding aspartate--ammonia ligase encodes MIIPSAYKSKLNLMETEIAIKRVKDYFEKKLAEELQLVRVSAPLFLKEGTGLNDNLNGVERVVSFQALDVNTGKIEIVQSLAKWKRTALKKYGFIVGTGLYTDMNAIRRDEELDNLHSMYVDQWDWEKVIAKHQRTPETLKGEVRNIYNALVATEQHIQELYPTLQPVLPKEIHFITSQELELMYPSLTPKEREDAIAKVYGAVFIMGIGGKLRSGEKHDGRSPDYDDWKLNGDIIVWYPTLERAVELSSMGIRVDDKALVRQIKESNCEDRLGLEYHQAVLNRELPYTIGGGIGQSRLCMILLQKAHIGEVQVSVWNDEIIKECEEGNIFLL; translated from the coding sequence ATGATTATCCCTTCCGCGTACAAATCTAAACTAAATTTAATGGAAACCGAAATTGCAATAAAACGTGTGAAGGACTATTTTGAAAAGAAGTTAGCAGAGGAATTACAGTTAGTTCGTGTGTCCGCCCCTTTGTTTTTAAAAGAAGGAACGGGGCTGAATGATAATTTAAACGGTGTGGAGCGGGTTGTTTCTTTTCAAGCGTTAGATGTAAACACAGGAAAGATAGAAATTGTTCAATCTCTCGCTAAATGGAAAAGAACTGCCTTAAAAAAATATGGCTTTATTGTAGGGACGGGACTTTATACAGATATGAACGCCATCCGGCGGGATGAAGAACTCGACAACCTTCATTCCATGTATGTCGACCAGTGGGACTGGGAAAAAGTAATAGCCAAACATCAACGTACTCCAGAAACATTAAAAGGGGAAGTACGAAACATATATAATGCCTTAGTGGCAACGGAGCAACATATTCAAGAATTATATCCAACACTTCAACCGGTATTACCGAAAGAGATCCATTTTATTACATCTCAAGAATTAGAATTAATGTACCCATCACTCACACCGAAGGAAAGAGAAGATGCAATTGCGAAAGTATACGGGGCCGTATTTATTATGGGGATAGGTGGAAAATTGCGTTCAGGAGAAAAGCATGACGGTCGTTCTCCAGATTACGATGACTGGAAGTTAAACGGTGATATTATTGTTTGGTATCCCACGCTAGAACGAGCAGTCGAACTTTCGTCAATGGGTATCCGCGTCGACGATAAAGCTTTAGTACGACAAATCAAGGAATCTAACTGTGAGGACCGATTAGGATTAGAATACCATCAAGCCGTTTTAAACCGAGAACTTCCTTACACAATAGGGGGAGGAATTGGCCAATCAAGACTGTGCATGATCTTGTTACAAAAAGCGCATATCGGAGAAGTGCAAGTTTCAGTATGGAATGACGAAATAATAAAAGAATGTGAAGAGGGAAATATTTTTCTTTTATAA